The genomic window TGGCCTCTTCCGCAGCCTGGTCGTATTTCAGGAGATGCCCTTTGAGTGCGGGCGAACCCGACACGGTGGAGGTCACCGCCTTGAGAAGCGTGTAGATGGGTGAGAGACCGCAGATGCGCCGCTTGTCCTTCTCGCCCTGGATATTGCGAAAGAAAGCATCGCCGTCCACACGCTCGGCGTGCGTCAACATCTCTCGGTCGAGGATATCGAGCTCGCGCCGAATGCTCTCGTTCACCTTGAACGGATCGCCGAATTTCACTCCCATGTGGGCGAGATCCGCGCCGGCGATGTACACCGTCGGTCCGAATTGACGGTCGGCCTCCTGAAGCGCGGCAATGAACCGGCCGATCCGCTCGCTCTCGCCGGGCAAGTGGCCGTTCAGCACCCATTCGTGCATGGAGGAGCAAAGAATCGGCACGATCTTCAGCCCCGGCTCCAGCGGAAACAGGTATTTGAGAAACACCGCCTGAAACTCGACGGAATGCTCCGTCCGGTGGACCCATTCGTCGGCGTAGATCTCCGGCCCCAGCTCGGTTTCAAGAAACTGCACATAGTCCTGATCCGTGGGCACGGGGCCCAGGGGCGTGTCGTAGGCCTTCCGGGTGACCACGAACGTATTCGGCGGAGACTGGTGAGCGGTGCCCAGGATGACGAACCGCCGCGGCAGGGGCCCGCGGGCCAGGGAGGCGTACGCGAAAGCGTACGCTTGTCCCGCGAAACGGATATCGATATGCGGGACCACGACGCCTCGCAGGACCCCGGAATTGTCCTGCGGTCGAACCGCCGCGAAGTACTCCTGGAACTGCTTGCGCAGTTCTTTCGGCTCCGCGGGGTACACGAGGCCGGCGT from Nitrospirota bacterium includes these protein-coding regions:
- the amrB gene encoding AmmeMemoRadiSam system protein B; the protein is MSKSPPSDAPPASTASVAADPDTLLPSIRAVEVYPIVQGSQKFIALRDPMGYAKDPVLIPQAAALLLAFFDGKHTIRQLQEEIQRRLGQLLLTEQVLGFMTQLDQSGYLDSEGFRRLQKETDDAFHSQPVRPYCHAGLVYPAEPKELRKQFQEYFAAVRPQDNSGVLRGVVVPHIDIRFAGQAYAFAYASLARGPLPRRFVILGTAHQSPPNTFVVTRKAYDTPLGPVPTDQDYVQFLETELGPEIYADEWVHRTEHSVEFQAVFLKYLFPLEPGLKIVPILCSSMHEWVLNGHLPGESERIGRFIAALQEADRQFGPTVYIAGADLAHMGVKFGDPFKVNESIRRELDILDREMLTHAERVDGDAFFRNIQGEKDKRRICGLSPIYTLLKAVTSTVSGSPALKGHLLKYDQAAEEATGSVVSFASLAIYQES